Within the Anopheles bellator unplaced genomic scaffold, idAnoBellAS_SP24_06.2 scaffold01419_ctg1, whole genome shotgun sequence genome, the region CTTCCAGTTCTTCGCTACAAAGTGCGTCCTTTTGACGCTTGGTTTGGTAATTATCCAAACATGCGGTTCGGATACATCCTTGCAAGTTATGTACGAAAGACTTGAGCAGATTAATGGCTCCGATTATTTAGATGCAAGTAAAATGCGAATTCGCAAGTTCAACCGAACTACGTCCGTATTGGATGGAGAATTTGAACTGTTTCATGATCTGGACGACAATTTTACAGTGAGTTTTATAAAAAATGATCAATGtgttaattttccattttgctgAGCGTAATATTCTTCCTGTAGTTAACGCTGGGACTGTCGTACAGTGTACTAGGAAACAACCAGTTCATCAGTTCACCATTCCGAATTCCCTTGCAAAAGATCTGCCAGTTTCTCAACACAACCTACAGAGACTATCGGGAGTTCTATCGGAACACCACTAATTTTCCCGATGCTGGAACGTGTCCGTGGCCGGCACAGATGTACTACATCAAGAATAAAGTCTTGGACGCCGATTTAATCAATAAGTATTTTCGGCCAGGTCTGTGGAAGCTGGATATGTTGATTTACAAGGACAATGAAAACTTTGCAATATTCGCCACGGAATTATTTTTCAAGGTTGTACGAGGCGACCTGTCATAGTGCACAAATGagtcgaaaggaaaataaagTGTTTCCAcggtaagaaaaaaaaatgaatagcAACAATACATT harbors:
- the LOC131214582 gene encoding uncharacterized protein LOC131214582, which codes for MCSETSIFQFFATKCVLLTLGLVIIQTCGSDTSLQVMYERLEQINGSDYLDASKMRIRKFNRTTSVLDGEFELFHDLDDNFTLTLGLSYSVLGNNQFISSPFRIPLQKICQFLNTTYRDYREFYRNTTNFPDAGTCPWPAQMYYIKNKVLDADLINKYFRPGLWKLDMLIYKDNENFAIFATELFFKVVRGDLS